The Leadbetterella byssophila DSM 17132 DNA window CCTTCTGTCCATCATTTTTTCCATGGAAAAAGCTCACCAAGGTACAAGTTGAGATCAAGGTTCCGCGGATCCAACTTGGAGGCGGCTGGTTCTTTTTTGGCTCAGAAAAAATTTGATTTCTTACGTCTTTACTTACTGATATCCTAAGAATAAACATCAGTATTACAGCAAGGGTAAAACCTATTAAAGGCGCAATGAATAATCCGGTAAAGATCTCCTTCACCTTTTCCCAGTTGATTGCAGCTGCACCGGAAGCATTTTCAGGTAACATAGCATATCCTAAACCTACCCCCATGATAGCACCTATTAAGGTATGTGAACTGGATGAAGGCAATCCAAAGTACCATGTACCAAAGTTCCAGATGATGGCACTACATAACATGGCCAAAACCATGGCTATGGAATGATACACGTTTTGGTCAATCAGCAAGTCTACGGGGAGTAAGTTAACGATAGACATCCCTACACCAATACCTCCTGTGATTACGCCCAAGAAGTTCATCAAACCGGACCAAATCACGGCTTGAGCAGGTTTAAGGGAATTAGTATAGATAACAGTGGCTACCGCATTTGCCGTATCATGAAATCCATTAATAAACTCGAATACACAGGCGCAAAAGATACATGCGGCCAAAAGGAAAAAAATGTCAGTTTCTAGTCCGAACATATTAGAATGGTATTATTCTCCGTGCAAAATTCCCTCTTTATCTACAGAGGGTATGTAAAATGTATATTATGAAATTGTTAATTTTCCTTTATGGCCAATTGCCCACAAGCGGCATCAATATCCTTCCCTCTACTCCTTCTGATATTGACTGTCACACGATTGTCTTCTAAATATTTGGCAAATTTATCTATGGCTTCCGGATCTGCATTTACAAAGTTTGCTTCTGAAATAGGGTTATATTCAATAATATTCACTTTGGAAGGAACGCGCTTCACGAATTCCAACAACTCTTTTGCATCAGCAATTTTATCATTAAATCCATGAAATACAATATATTCCAAAGTTATTTTATTCCCTGTCTTCTTATAAAAGTACTGTAATGCTTCGCTAAGGTTTTTCAAGGAATTAGATTCATTGATGGGCATGATGGTATTCCTCTTTTCATCATTAGCGGCATGTAAAGACAGTGCCAAATTGAACTTCACTCCATCATCACCTAATTTCTTGATCATCTTTGCGATTCCCGCAGTGGAAACGGTAATTCTTTTTGGAGACCAATTCAACCCTTCAGGAGAGGTAATCCTTTCTACAGATTCTAGAACAGCCGCATAATTGAGCAAGGGTTCACCCATACCCATATAAACGATATTGGTCAAAGGCTGACTATATCTTTCCTCTGCCTGATTCTTTATGAGAATCACTTGATCATATATTTCTGCTGCATCTAAGTTTCTTTCTCTGTTCATATAACCGGTAGCACAAAACTTACATGTCAATGAACAACCTACCTGAGAAGAAATACATGCAGTCATTCTAGTATCTGTAGGAATCAATACCCCTTCCACCAAATGGCCATCGTACAGTTTAAATCCTGACTTTATAGTCCCATCAGCAGAATACTGAGCCGTATGTACCGTTACCGGACGAATTTCAAACTCAGCTTCTAACTTTTCTCTTAATGATTTGGACAGGTTAGTCATATCCTGAATGCTCCAAGCACTCTTTTGCCACAACCATTCGCGAATCTGTTTAGCACGGAAAGCGGGTTCTCCCACCTGCTTTAACCAAGCCTGGAGGTCTTCCCATTTTACCTTGCGTAGATCCTTCTTCTTTTGTTCCATACTACAAAATTCTGAATAAATTCCTGCATATCCATCAGATACATAAGAATTAAGTACTAACATATCTGATAATTTGTATTTTTACTATAATTTCTTTTTCCATACCTATATACGTCCCATGAAAGCATTTGGCAAAATTCTGCTTTGCAGCCTTTTCTGCCTCCTCCTCTCAAATGAAAAGGGGATGGCACAAAAGGAAAAACCCCTGGGATTCCACCCTATTAGAAAAAAAGTCACGTATACCACCTGTCCTTTTGAACTAAGAGCAAACTTGATTGTAGTTAAAACTCTGGTTG harbors:
- the rlmN gene encoding 23S rRNA (adenine(2503)-C(2))-methyltransferase RlmN; protein product: MEQKKKDLRKVKWEDLQAWLKQVGEPAFRAKQIREWLWQKSAWSIQDMTNLSKSLREKLEAEFEIRPVTVHTAQYSADGTIKSGFKLYDGHLVEGVLIPTDTRMTACISSQVGCSLTCKFCATGYMNRERNLDAAEIYDQVILIKNQAEERYSQPLTNIVYMGMGEPLLNYAAVLESVERITSPEGLNWSPKRITVSTAGIAKMIKKLGDDGVKFNLALSLHAANDEKRNTIMPINESNSLKNLSEALQYFYKKTGNKITLEYIVFHGFNDKIADAKELLEFVKRVPSKVNIIEYNPISEANFVNADPEAIDKFAKYLEDNRVTVNIRRSRGKDIDAACGQLAIKEN